In the genome of Palaemon carinicauda isolate YSFRI2023 chromosome 13, ASM3689809v2, whole genome shotgun sequence, one region contains:
- the LOC137652525 gene encoding LOW QUALITY PROTEIN: tyrosine aminotransferase-like (The sequence of the model RefSeq protein was modified relative to this genomic sequence to represent the inferred CDS: deleted 4 bases in 4 codons) translates to MRDRKMWNVTASNYATNTFNPIRNIVENMQIVPNPEKPMIALSIGDPTVFGNLTPAEEITEAVVASIRSGKYNGYGPSTGFVEAREAVAKYCSVSDVAELEAKDIILCSGCSCSIDLCITALCCPGQNILVPRPGFPLYKTLAEGLSIKTKYYNLLPEKNWEVDLAMMESLIDEQTKAIVVNNPSNPCGSVFSKEHLTAILQVAERNKVPVIADEIYDHFVFSGEEYHPMASLTQEVPVLSCGGLTKRYLIPGWRMGWIAIYDRNGILDKQGLQSLSQRIIGTNTLVQGALPTILSKTPKSFFEDTIKQIEGNAKMCFEMITAVPGLKPIMPQGAMYMMVGIDMDKFPQFENDLQFVEKMISEESVFCLPGKCFDYPNYMRIVLTVPEKQLREACERMAAFCTRYYQEFVNGHTVDMDVDHGYLSTSDMNEDVKAVKTASFDPTALIMEAEAD, encoded by the exons ATGAGGGACCGCAAGATGTGGAACGTCACAGCCTCCAACTATGCCACCAACACTTTCAACCCCATCAGGAACATCGTGGAGAACATGCAGATTGTACCCAACCCCGAGAAACCCATGATTGCTCTCTCCATCG GTGATCCTACAGTGTTCGGGAACCTGACCCCCGCCGAGGAGATCACAGAAGCCGTGGTGGCCTCCATAAGGAGCGGGAAGTACAATGGCTACGGACCGAGCACGG GCTTCGTTGAAGCGAGAGAAGCCGTAGCGAAGTACTGCTCGGTG TCAGACGTAGCGGAACTTGAAGCTAAG gatataatTTTGTGTTCG GGTTGCAGCTGCTCGATTGACCTTTGCATCACGGCGTTGTGTTGTCCTGGGCAGAACATCCTAGTGCCTCGTCCTGGGTTCCCCTTGTACAAGACTTTGGCTGAAGGACTCTCCATCAAGACCAAATACTATAACCTTCTC CCTGAAAAGAACTGGGAAGTCGACCTAGCCATGATGGAGTCCTTGATCGACGAGCAGACCAAGGCCATTGTCGTGAACAATCCTTCGAATCCTTGCGGATCTGTGTTCTCCAAGGAGCATCTAACAGCTATTCTCCAAGTGGCGGAAAGGAACAAAGTTCCTGTTATTGCTGATGAGATTTACGACCATTTC GTGTTTTCGGGCGAAGAATACCACCCAATGGCCTCCCTTACGCAGGAGGTTCCTGTCCTCTCCTGCGGAGGCCTCACCAAGAGG TACCTCATCCCGGGCTGGAGGATGGGATGGATTGCAATATACGACAGGAATGGAATCCTCGATAAACAG GGTTTACAATCTCTCAGTCAACGTATTATTGGAACCAACACTCTCGTCCAAGGGGCTTTA CCCACAATCCTCTCGAAGACACCTAAGAGTTTCTTCGAAGACACGATAAAACAAATTGAG ggtAACGCGAAAATGTGTTTCGAGATGATCACCGCAGTTCCTGGTCTGAAGCCGATAATGCCTCAAGGAGCCATGTACATGATG GTGGGGATTGACATGGATAAATTCCCCCAGTTTGAAAACGATTTGCAGTTTGTGGAGAAGATGATCTCTGAGGAGTCTGTCTTTTGTCTTCCAGGGAAG TGTTTTGATTATCCCAACTACATGCGAATTGTGCTGACGGTACCAGAGAAACAGCTTCGAGAGGCATGCGAGCGGATGGCTGCCTTCTGCACCAGATATTACCAAGAGTTTGTTAACGGTCACACTGTCGACATGGATGTCGATCATGGGTATTTGTCCACTAGTGATATGAACGAAGATGTCAAGGCAGTGAAGACAGCGTCATTTGATCCAACTGCCCTGATTATGGAAGCCGAGGCTGATTAA